A single genomic interval of Cloacibacillus sp. harbors:
- a CDS encoding type II toxin-antitoxin system YafQ family toxin, giving the protein MTNKYQVVWTSQFKRDHKTAIKQGKRISRLYDVIEKLANGVALDFQYNDHALAGSFAGCRECHIQPDWLLVYMIENETLVLTLTRTGSHSEIFGR; this is encoded by the coding sequence ATGACTAATAAATATCAGGTCGTTTGGACCTCACAATTCAAAAGAGATCACAAAACAGCTATCAAACAGGGCAAGAGGATCTCTCGTCTGTATGACGTCATTGAAAAGCTCGCAAACGGCGTCGCGTTGGATTTTCAATACAACGACCACGCCCTTGCAGGCAGCTTCGCCGGGTGCAGAGAATGTCACATTCAGCCCGACTGGCTTCTCGTTTATATGATTGAAAATGAGACCCTCGTTCTCACGCTGACCCGCACAGGGTCACACTCCGAGATATTCGGCAGGTAG